The genomic segment GTAAGAAAAGATGAAACCCGATCACCACTAAACAAGAGGCACGAATTGAAAGGTCAAAACAAGGCCAAGACATATCTTAAGACAGAACTTAAGATGAGCTGATGAGATGAGAGTGACTCTTGACGGACCAGATGGATGGGCCTGCGGCTGGATCAGTGTCGGGCACAGAGCTCCGTTTTGACTCAGACGCCAGCAAGGTGGAGTCCTGGTATGGGCTAGTTGGACCTTTTCGGGTTGAAGATGGACACAAACTCAACTCCCAAACCTACTGCCAGTTTTTAGAAGATACTTTCTTCAAGCAGTGGTACAGGGAAAAGTCAGCATCTTTCAAGAAGACCATGATTTTTATGCAGGACAATGCTCCAGCGCATGCATCGAAGTACTCCACTGCACGGCTAGCCAATGAAGGCCTTAgagatgaaagaatgatgacaTGGGACCCCTTCCTCACCAGACCTAAAACCTATTGAGAACTTGTGGGCCCTTTTCCAACGGGAGATTTACAGTGGGGGAAGACAGTACACCTCTCTGAATAGTGTCTGGGAGGCTGCGGTTGTTGCAACACAGAAAGTTGATTGTCAGCAGATCAAGAAACTGACAGACTCCATGAATGAAAGGCTTATGGTTATTGAAAAGAAGGGTGCCTGTATTGGTCactgattttttggggggggattgtCAGAAATGTTTTGAGTTGTTTGATTATTATTCTCACTTAAACAGATGACAATAAACAAATGATGtgtgaacatttttgtttttcatttagtTGCATAATACTTCTGTACACTAATAATTCCCCAATAATTGTGCACACACAGATTTTCTTCTTAGAAAGCCAAAACCTCTGTTTTACTTTATGAGATAATCAGACTGAAGTTTATTAACATTTTGGATTGACTGCGGTCACTGTAGTCATAAGATTAATCCTGAAAAATACAACTTCCTAATAATTGTGCATAAAGTGTAGGTGCTTTCGTGaataagtgagtgagtgtatgTCATCACTGACAAAGACAATTGTGAAATCACAGAGAGTGATATTCTAATTGATGACAATTCAGGATAGCTTAGGAGACCGTGGCGGCCCTTCGGCGGCGCGGCACCTTTGAATGGCCTTGAGTGAAACCAAGAGGATCACTGTGCTGGATACATTTGTTACCAGCAGCATCTTGTCGAAAATATGTCTGTAACAAATTCAGGCTCCAAGATTAGAGGTGGCAGAGAAAAGAAACCGAAacctaacacacacactcacaaacaaaGCCTAACTCtctcacacatacacgcacgcacacacacgcgcacacacacgcacatgcacacacgcacgcacacgcacgcacacacacacacacacacacacacacacacacacacacacacacacacgcacacacacacatatgctgcAGTCGAGCTACACTGGGCACAAACCCGACAAAGAGCAACATGTATCTATTTGGGGACAAACGTTTGCTTAATATGTAGCTGTGGGTCTGTGAGTAAGGTTGCGTTTTCTTTTCTCTGCCTCCTCACTTGTTTCCAGCACAGTAATGCTAAGGCCAGCTTGGTTTCTTTCAAGGTCATTCAATGGCCACTGTGGAGCCAGCACCATCTCTTTGCTGTCctgaatcttcatcaatttgaaTTTTACTCAATGTGATTCCACCTGCCACAATGTTCTTTGTCAATGATGACATACACTCATTCATGAGAGCACCTAAAATTAGCCGGACTATCATTTAGGTCCAAATTGATAGTCCGGCTCACTTTTACGTGGCACATGTCAaatggtatgtgtgtgtgtgcgcgcgtgtgtgtgcgtgagtgcgtgAATGGGAGAAGTGTGGACACCtcgaatgggggaaaaaaataataaatgaaacgAATGAAATGAAAGACAAAACTTTTCGTAAAAAATGTTCACAAACAGATTCATTTTTTATATTCATTGTCCCCTTAAAGCAGTGTTTTTTAACCTGGGTTCAATcgtaccctaggggttcggtgggtcggtatcaggggttcggcagagcctccacagcgggggtccgaacacacctgtacgttatgtaaatttgtgatgacgctaaagtcacactgattttgcattgtgttggttttgttcttaattcatgcacggctcattttgtgcaccagtaaaaaaaatctgtcttgaatttgaaaataataataagaagaataATTTTTATTATAGAGGAGTTCGGTGAATACGCATATGaagctggtggggttcggtacctccaacaaggttacgaACCACTGCCTTAAAGTAAATACGCAAACGGCATCGTGCACAAGTCGTTACCATTCCAAGCCAATGGGTGGCGGAAATGCAGTAACGCAGTTTTCAACCGCCATTAAAACATGAAGAAGAAGAGCACTCGCTCTTCATCCTGTTTGAAGACGAGTCCTGCATAATATAAATGTTGGCTGAGGAAGCCCTTTACGAAATTCGTTTCAATTTTACAAAGTTATGTATTTAGCTCATTGCCGGTGTTACGTGAAAAACAATCATAGGTTAGACGGAACCCAGCATCGATTTCGAAGTTTACAAGTTTCCGAGAACCTTGTTAACAACGGTTGTCAGCTGACTTTAACATGGCCCAACAAGCTGCTGCTTTGCAGACCTACAACAATGAACTCGTCAAGTGTAAGTGGTTTATTGATTAGTCAATCATGATGAAGGTTCCTCCTGGCTGCCATGCATGCCCATCAGGTTGCCCATATTTCCTGGGACCTTGTCCGTAACTATTTTAGTCATGGGTCGATGAGGCGTCGTGAAGCTGTGTCACTGAGTGCTGACATCTATTGGACCCTAAAAATACTACAGGCAACCGAGTTGACAGACTCAACTGTCACTGATTTGATGACCTAATATATAAATTAATTAagtaattatattttatattgtattcTTTCACACattcatttaaatttaaaacgtattttcgttttttgTTAGTCAATCAATAATGTGAACATGTATCATAACATGAAAACACATGAAAACGTGTTGTGAAAGAGGATGCTTGTGcacagggatgtttttttttttattattacaattttttatttaaaacaatacGTTTTTCCAATGTTTTGAAATTTAGCCTGTTGCGCTTTTTGGACACAGTTTCTCCAGCCGTTGAAATCACCCGCTCACACGGCACAGATGAGGCTGGAGTGCGGTGTAATGGGTCTTTTGATTGTCCCAGTATCTTATTTGGGGCTGCTCCATAATTATTGATAAACCGCAAAAGATCAGATATTGTTTTGGCAGATCCATCCTGACCTGCTTCCTTTAACAGAGCTTTGGCGTGCTTCCTAAACAGGCGATACTGCTGCTGTTTCGGTCACGTGACTTTCGATATGCGATACACGCACCGACACGGACTTCGCTCCATGAGCTCGACACATGCGCCGACGCATCAGTGTTGCCGGACCCATCACTAAAGATGATACTCAAACGCATACACATGAACAAGTTGATTCACATGAACTGTGAACATGTCAATGTGACCTCTATGAAACCCAAAAGCTCCAAAGCAGCGTTGACTTTTTCCATCCAAGGGCTGCATACAAAAAAGTTTAGTGCCACTTTGACAGTCCACCTTTATTCTACACAATAAAACCAACCAATATTACCAATCCTAGAATGCACTAGTTTGTATCACAATCTGTTTTATTTGACAGTAGTGCTTAAATTTAATCTGAAGAGGTTTGGTCTTCCGAATTTTACACTTGGTATTAATGTATGTTCAATAGTAGATATAAGATCTAACGTGAGACCTCTTTAGGTGCATGTATCATgtaggtttgaaatttactgtgCTGTTCAAATAGCTATAAGGTTACATTTGATTATTCAAATCCAGAATTTAATTTGGCCTCtaccagaagaaaaaaagaaagtgttGCATTTCCATTGAAGCTTTCTTCTAGGCTGTCCAAacacaatacttttttttctcttgtttgTCCTTCACAGGTTTTGATGACCTGTGCTCCAAACGGGAAGAGTTGAGCCTTCAGATCAAGTTGGAGGAAGACGAAAAGGAACGACTCCAGCATGAGATTAGCAGCCTCTCGGAGAAGCTGAGCAGAGTTAATGAAAGCCTGGCACAAAAAACGGCTGCACACAACACCATAGACCGCACCATCGCAGAGACTGAGGCTGCATACACTAAGGTGTTTGTCATAATTACCGTGAAACCCAAACGTTTATTTCTTGACTGTTCTTTCACACTATGCCACATAATTGCTGCTTTTGTTAATATTTTTGAGTTGTTTAGTTCATCAGCCAAATAGTTGCAGACAGCTGATGTTGAGCTCTTCAACTGCAGTAATTATGGCAACCTATCAAgccaagaacaaaaaaacaaacaccggCTTTGATCTTGTTATTGTTTCATGTAACTGTCTGATTTCTTCCCACAGATCTTGGAGAGTTCGCAGTCTTTACTGAGTGTCCTAAAGCAGCAGGCAGGAAACTTCAGTAAAACTTCAGAGCAACGGCGAAAAGAGCACTGATTTGCAGAGTGGTTCATGAAAGACTGCACAAGGAACCGTTTCAGCATTTTggatttattttagttttggtACCAATAAATATCAAATTCTACTGTACCATGCATCTGATTTATTCCTGGACGTATCACGTGTTTCTTTTGTCATCATGGGTTGCGGCAAAAAAGGTACTGCGGCATTCACTTTTTGCAAAAAGGGTTcaggtttgatttttttctcagcTCAACTTTCCATTAAAATTTACAAACAGCCATTCCTGAACAAACATAAAACAATTAAACATAAACcagttaaaacaataaaatgtgtaGCATCTCACGCCAAGGTCTACGCAAAAGCCTCAAAAGTGAGTTTTATGGTGAGTAAGGTGATACTCCAAAGTTTTCACACAGTCCAAAATGTTATGTTCACTAATGATTTTTTTCAAGGAAATCACTGCAGTAAGATTCATATCAAGATTTTGATGACTTCTTTTAAATAATCTTGCAAATCATTTTTCTGTTCTGATACTAAATCATTTTGTCTAAATTAGGTAATATATGTCCCTTATTTcaccattattatttttttttgttctgaagACCATAACTCAAATGTTGAAGCACATGCATACCTCGAGAACCcaagatgtttttttctgtcacaTTCGAAACACCGCCAGTCTAACAATAGCTACAAAAGTGTATTGtgagttattattttttatccGAATCATTTCATACTGCTCAGTTTGGTTAGGGAGTCACGTTGTGTACATGCCATCTGAAAAGGCCTCAAATGCTGCTACATATGTGAGTACATATGTACATTTGTGAGTTACCCATGTAGTAACTCACAAAAGATACAATTCAGGCTAGTCTTGCTAAAAGTTTTCAACAAATTTTTAACATGAATTTCTACAACCATGTGATTGTAGTGGTGCTGTGTGAAAATTATTGAAAAACGGTGATTTTGTAATCGCACAATAGCATCACGTGATGTTAAGGAGCAACTTTGGCATCAACTAGCTCATTTAAAATGACcaagtccctccctccctccctccatccatccatcctgatCAGTGCACCACCGTGCCCCCTTTATCGGAAAGTTTTGTATAATGATCATACTGTTAAATAAATACCTTTGTTGGGGGTGACTTTTTCCATA from the Syngnathus scovelli strain Florida chromosome 13, RoL_Ssco_1.2, whole genome shotgun sequence genome contains:
- the LOC125979230 gene encoding microtubule nucleation factor SSNA1 — translated: MAQQAAALQTYNNELVKCFDDLCSKREELSLQIKLEEDEKERLQHEISSLSEKLSRVNESLAQKTAAHNTIDRTIAETEAAYTKILESSQSLLSVLKQQAGNFSKTSEQRRKEH